A window of the Chiloscyllium plagiosum isolate BGI_BamShark_2017 chromosome 13, ASM401019v2, whole genome shotgun sequence genome harbors these coding sequences:
- the LOC122555957 gene encoding carboxypeptidase N subunit 2 isoform X1, with amino-acid sequence MIDMWFVLRTVSDSTFSMKIFCSCYGQKMTWIHFLGFLFITQLFGFANCIPKCDFSSEVLFCSGKLITEMPATIPSNTTRLTFLNTNISVVRAGVLQNYSASLTMLAFNDNNIHKIEIGALDDLTNLTQLEITGNPLERLSTGMFDNFPQMKNLYLSENKINILDSGLFDNLPNLVELRLFENEIQVLPAQIFDKLTLLKRLHLAKNQISNLPSGIFENLSKLMQLKLSHNQLTDLQEGIFDNLPELVELSLTNNSVTHLPPGIFSKLLQLQKLYLNHNRITELPFGLLHNLTKISKLKLESNMLSSLPTSLFGLTPNLITLSLTENKLSTIPDDMLSKLPNLKTLILSQNQITHLPKKAFNGLEKLTQLQLNENKLVTLDKDIFKNLHLLKRLDLASNQLSDVPDGTFDNLRNLASSGLNLLHNHFVCDCHLLYLRNWMKSNENKVKSYSEMKCYMPDDLTTRVIHSLREEELICLTTTEKSTTAEISTSTTVMLTSTGISTTTTELTTEQLSTTEISTSSVTTWVSTPISTLTTEFTTEQSSSLVASTASMKTSTAPTIVTTELLTELLTTTEILLPTVTPILSTPCTTTTATATKQTTIPAISTSVATTLFSVPSTAMTTEQTTTPEIITSATESVSTATTMIFTTTSITSKQSSPFVLHIPWSSIVPRSTSLETESTQEVGSSTMDTIYHSTLAPQVDTSTISTPIILSTYTPGSPTDNESMQTRTTSSSVFSLTPTETFGGKNTIPLPYPRKTMVSNERGTCKLIAQLYLTLLVFQIIFTSVLLWFVYNIYNSLFNGMTNKISIRLINYSRTQ; translated from the exons ATGATTGACATGTGGTTTGTACTTAGGACTGTAAGTGATTCTACTTTTTCAATGAAGATCTTCTGTTCCTGCTATGGACA AAAAATGACTTGGATACATTTCTTGGGCTTCCTGTTTATTACTCAGTTGTTTGGTTTTGCCAATTGCATTCCTAAGTGTGACTTTAGTTCAGAAGTCCTTTTCTGTAGTGGCAAATTAATAACCGAAATGCCCGCAACTATACCATCAAATACAACTCGATTAACATTTTTGAACACCAATATTTCTGTCGTAAGAGCTGGAGTCCTTCAGAATTATTCAGCTTCACTGACAATGCTTGCATTTAATGATAATAATATACATAAAATAGAAATTGGAGCTTTGGATGATCTTACAAACCTGACACAACTTGAGATAACAGGTAATCCATTGGAAAGATTGAGCACGGGAATGTTTGACAACTTTCCACAAATGAAAAACCTCTATCTGTCTGAAAACAAGATCAATATCCTGGATAGTGGATTATTTGATAATCTTCCCAATTTAGTTGAGCTGAGATTGTTTGAGAATGAAATACAAGTCCTTCCTGCTCAGATATTTGACAAATTGACACTGCTTAAAAGACTGCATTTGGCTAAAAATCAGATAAGCAATCTGCCTTCGGGAATATTTGAAAATCTTTCCAAACTCATGCAGCTCAAACTTTCCCATAATCAGCTCACTGATCTCCAGGAAGGTATTTTTGATAATCTTCCTGAATTAGTGGAACTTTCTTTGACAAATAACAGTGTAACACATCTCCCACCTGGAATCTTTTCCAAACTGCTTCAATTACAGAAACTATATTTGAACCACAACAGAATCACAGAGCTTCCATTTGGACTGTTACATAATTTAACAAAAATATCTAAATTGAAACTTGAATCTAACATGCTCTCAAGTCTTCCTACTAGTTTATTTGGATTAACACCAAATCTCATTACACTTTCACTGACTGAAAACAAACTCAGCACTATTCCTGATGATATGCTCAGTAAACTGCCTAATTTAAAAACTCTGATATTGAGCCAGAATCAGATTACTCATCTTCCAAAGAAAGCTTTCAATGGCCTTGAGAAATTAACTCAACTTCAGCTGAATGAAAATAAACTTGTTACCTTAgataaagacatttttaaaaacttacacCTTTTGAAAAGGCTTGACCTTGCTTCAAATCAACTATCTGATGTACCTGATGGAACATTTGATAATTTGAGAAACCTGGCTTCATCTGGACTCAATCTGCTACATAATCATTTCGTCTGTGACTGTCACTTATTGTACCTTAGAAATTGGATGAAGTCGaatgaaaataaagtgaaatcaTATTCTGAGATGAAGTGTTACATGCCTGATGATCTTACTACAAGGGTTATTCACTCTTTAAGGGAAGAAGAACTAATCTGCCTAACTACAACAGAGAAAAGCACAACTGCAGAAATTTCAACTTCTACCACGGTCATGTTGACATCTACTGGGATTAGTACAACTACAACAGAATTGACAACAGAACAGCTCAGCACCACAGAGATTTCAACTTCTAGTGTGACCACTTGGGTATCTACTCCCATTTCCACATTAACAACAGAGTTCACAACAGAGCAGAGCAGCTCTTTGGTGGCATCAACTGCATCTATGAAGACATCAACAGCCCCTACTATAGTGACAACTGAATTATTAACAGAGCTATTAACGACTACAGAGATTTTACTCCCAACCGTGACTCCAATATTATCGACCCCCTGCACGACAACAACAGCGACAGCAACAAAACAGACCACGATTCCAGCAATTTCAACTTCTGTTGCGACTACATTATTTTCTGTTCCCAGTACTGCAATGACAACAGAACAGACCACTACTCCAGAAATTATAACTTCTGCTACTGAAAGTGTGAGTACAGCCACAACAATGATTTTTACAACTACCAGCATAACATCCAAGCAATCATCACCTTTTGTGCTTCATATTCCTTGGTCATCCATAGTGCCAAGgagcacttcactggagactgAGAGTACACAGGAAGTGGGTTCATCTACAATGGATACAATCTACCACTCTACTTTAGCTCCACAGGTAGATACATCCACTATTTCAACTCCAATAATTCTTAGTACTTACACTCCAGGAAGTCCAACTGATAATGAGTCCATGCAGACAAGAACCACCTCAAGTTCAGTTTTCAGTTTGACTCCTACCGAGACATTTGGTGGGAAAAATACAATCCCATTGCCTTATCCAAGAAAAACAATGGTTTCCAATGAAAGAGGAACCTGCAAGTTAATAGCACAATTATATCTAACACTGCTAGTGTTTCAAATAATCTTCACATCAGTTCTTCTGTGGTTTGTATACAACATTTACAATTCACTTTTCAATGGAATGACAAATAAGATCTCAATTAGATTAATTAATTATTCAAGAACGCAGTAA